In the Sarcophilus harrisii chromosome 3, mSarHar1.11, whole genome shotgun sequence genome, one interval contains:
- the B3GALT1 gene encoding beta-1,3-galactosyltransferase 1 produces MASKVSCLYILTVVCWASALWYLSITRPTSSYSGSRPFTNVAAARKNVTFGNIRTRPINPHAFEFLINEPKKCEKSTPFLVILISTTHKEFDARQAIRETWGDENNFKGIKIATLFLLGKNADPVLNQMVEQESQIFHDIIVEDFIDSYHNLTLKTLMGMRWVATFCSKAKYVMKTDSDIFVNMDNLIYKLLKPNTKPRRRYFTGYVINGGPIRDVRSKWYMPRDLYPDSNYPPFCSGTGYIFSADVAELIYKTSLHTRLLHLEDVYVGLCLRKLGIHPFQNSGFNHWKMAYSLCRYRRVITVHQITPEEMHRIWNDMSSKKHLRC; encoded by the coding sequence ATGGCTTCAAAGGTCTCATGTCTCTATATTTTGACAGTTGTGTGCTGGGCTAGTGCTCTTTGGTACCTAAGTATAACTCGTCCTACTTCTTCCTACTCCGGCTCTCGGCCATTTACTAATGTTGCTGCGGCCAGGAAGAACGTTACCTTTGGTAATATAAGAACTCGACCTATAAACCCACATGCATTTGAGTTTCTCATAAATGAGCCTAAGAAATGTGAGAAAAGCACCCCCTTTCTTGTCATCCTCATTAGTACCACACACAAGGAATTTGACGCCCGGCAGGCTATCCGAGAGACGTGGGGAGATGAAAACAACTTTAAGGGGATCAAAATCGCCACTCTCTTTCTCCTAGGGAAGAATGCGGATCCTGTTCTAAATCAGATGGTGGAACAAGAAAGCCAAATTTTCCATGACATCATCGTGGAGGACTTCATTGACTCATACCATAACCTCACCCTCAAAACTTTAATGGGGATGAGATGGGTTGCCACTTTCTGCTCAAAAGCCAAGTATGTCATGAAAACAGATAGTGACATTTTTGTAAACATGGATAATCTCATCTATAAACTACTAAAACCCAACACCAAACCAAGGAGGAGATACTTCACTGGCTATGTCATCAATGGAGGACCAATCCGGGATGTCCGCAGTAAGTGGTACATGCCCAGAGATTTGTACCCAGATAGCAATTACCCACCGTTCTGCTCAGGGACTGGCTATATCTTTTCAGCCGATGTGGCAGAACTCATTTACAAGACCTCACTCCACACAAGACTGCTTCATCTGGAAGATGTGTATGTGGGACTATGTCTTCGGAAATTGGGCATTCACCCTTTCCAAAACAGTGGCTTTAATCACTGGAAAATGGCCTATAGCTTGTGTAGATATCGCCGAGTTATTACTGTGCATCAAATCACACCAGAAGAAATGCACAGGATCTGGAATGACATGTCAAGCAAGAAACATCTCCGGTGTTAA